Proteins encoded in a region of the Triplophysa rosa linkage group LG14, Trosa_1v2, whole genome shotgun sequence genome:
- the tfdp2 gene encoding transcription factor Dp-2 isoform X1 — protein MEALVLPHQKRTGNISLVTPSSYSPATKITLGTVNSNVGAQMILSTPQRVSHPGNILIGSPFTPHTTPVAMVTQALLPEGNEWTPGNQKRTHDYIDSYYSDRDGLCSSDSSSSKRMKRADKNGKGLRHFSMKVCEKVQKKGTTSYNEVADELVAEFTHASSLIPTDSQVYDQKNIRRRVYDALNVLMAMNIISKEKKEIRWIGLPTNSAQECRNLELEKQKRLERIRQKRAQLEELVLQQIAFKNLVQRNQASEASAQSPPPPGSVIQLPFIILNTDVRTVIDCSISSDKCEYLFNFDNTFEIHDDIEILKRMGMSLGLENGTCSSENLNVAQSLVPKSLEAYVLGMARNSNRTPLSHTNHSSTAPSHTSESRGQTPSSFNEEEDDEDDDNPSSPE, from the exons ATGGAAGCGCTCGTTCTCCCCCATCAGAAACGAACAG GCAACATTTCCCTGGTAACACCGTCCAGTTACAGCCCAGCCACCAAGATCACACTAGGAACGGTCAATTCCAATGTGGGAGCCCAGATG ATTTTAAGCACACCACAGAGAGTGTCTCACCCTGGAAATATCCTCATTGGCAGCCCGTTCACACCGCACACGACACCGGTTGCCATGGTTACTCAGGCATTACTTCCCGAGGGCAATGAGTGGACCCCGGG GAACCAAAAAAGGACACATGACTACATTGATTCCTATTACTCAGACAG GGATGGACTGTGTTCGAGTGATTCCTCATCTAG TAAGAGAATGAAGAGAGCAGATAAGAACGGTAAAGGTCTGAGGCATTTCTCCATGAAGGTGTGCGAGAAGGTACAGAAGAAAGGCACCACATCCTACAATGAGGTGGCAGACGAGCTGGTCGCTGAATTCACCCACGCCAGCAGCCTGATACCCACTGACTCT CAGGTGTACGACCAGAAGAACATCCGTCGACGCGTTTATGATGCACTCAACGTGTTGATGGCCATGAACATCATCTCTAAAGAAAAGAAGGAGATCCGCTGGATTGGCCTGCCCACAAACTCAGCCCAAGAGTGTCGCAACctagag TTGGAAAAACAGAAGCGCTTGGAAAGAATCCGGCAGAAAAGAGCCCAGCTAGAGGAGCTGGTATTACAG CAGATCGCCTTTAAGAATCTGGTACAGAGGAACCAGGCCAGCGAAGCGTCAGCACAGTCGCCTCCCCCTCCAGGATCTGTCATCCAGCTTCCCTTTATCATCCTTAACACAGACGTCCGCACCGTCATCGACTGCTCCATCTCTAGTGATAA GTGTGAATACCTCtttaactttgacaacacatttGAGATCCATGATGACATCGAGATCCTGAAGCGAATGGGCATGTCTCTGGGGCTTGAGAACGGCACATGCTCTTCAGAGAACCTCAACGTGGCCCAATCTCTAGTGCCCAAGTCCCTGGAAGCGTATGTCCTTG GAATGGCCAGAAACTCCAACAGAACACCTCTCAGTCACACAAA TCACAGCAGCACTGCCCCGTCACACACCTCAGAGTCTCGGGGTCAAACACCCAGCTCCTTCAACGAGGAAGAGGACGACGAGGACGATGACAATCCCTCTTCCCCAGAGTGA
- the tfdp2 gene encoding transcription factor Dp-2 isoform X2, translating to MEALVLPHQKRTGNISLVTPSSYSPATKITLGTVNSNVGAQMILSTPQRVSHPGNILIGSPFTPHTTPVAMVTQALLPEGNEWTPGNQKRTHDYIDSYYSDRDGLCSSDSSSSKRMKRADKNGKGLRHFSMKVCEKVQKKGTTSYNEVADELVAEFTHASSLIPTDSVYDQKNIRRRVYDALNVLMAMNIISKEKKEIRWIGLPTNSAQECRNLELEKQKRLERIRQKRAQLEELVLQQIAFKNLVQRNQASEASAQSPPPPGSVIQLPFIILNTDVRTVIDCSISSDKCEYLFNFDNTFEIHDDIEILKRMGMSLGLENGTCSSENLNVAQSLVPKSLEAYVLGMARNSNRTPLSHTNHSSTAPSHTSESRGQTPSSFNEEEDDEDDDNPSSPE from the exons ATGGAAGCGCTCGTTCTCCCCCATCAGAAACGAACAG GCAACATTTCCCTGGTAACACCGTCCAGTTACAGCCCAGCCACCAAGATCACACTAGGAACGGTCAATTCCAATGTGGGAGCCCAGATG ATTTTAAGCACACCACAGAGAGTGTCTCACCCTGGAAATATCCTCATTGGCAGCCCGTTCACACCGCACACGACACCGGTTGCCATGGTTACTCAGGCATTACTTCCCGAGGGCAATGAGTGGACCCCGGG GAACCAAAAAAGGACACATGACTACATTGATTCCTATTACTCAGACAG GGATGGACTGTGTTCGAGTGATTCCTCATCTAG TAAGAGAATGAAGAGAGCAGATAAGAACGGTAAAGGTCTGAGGCATTTCTCCATGAAGGTGTGCGAGAAGGTACAGAAGAAAGGCACCACATCCTACAATGAGGTGGCAGACGAGCTGGTCGCTGAATTCACCCACGCCAGCAGCCTGATACCCACTGACTCT GTGTACGACCAGAAGAACATCCGTCGACGCGTTTATGATGCACTCAACGTGTTGATGGCCATGAACATCATCTCTAAAGAAAAGAAGGAGATCCGCTGGATTGGCCTGCCCACAAACTCAGCCCAAGAGTGTCGCAACctagag TTGGAAAAACAGAAGCGCTTGGAAAGAATCCGGCAGAAAAGAGCCCAGCTAGAGGAGCTGGTATTACAG CAGATCGCCTTTAAGAATCTGGTACAGAGGAACCAGGCCAGCGAAGCGTCAGCACAGTCGCCTCCCCCTCCAGGATCTGTCATCCAGCTTCCCTTTATCATCCTTAACACAGACGTCCGCACCGTCATCGACTGCTCCATCTCTAGTGATAA GTGTGAATACCTCtttaactttgacaacacatttGAGATCCATGATGACATCGAGATCCTGAAGCGAATGGGCATGTCTCTGGGGCTTGAGAACGGCACATGCTCTTCAGAGAACCTCAACGTGGCCCAATCTCTAGTGCCCAAGTCCCTGGAAGCGTATGTCCTTG GAATGGCCAGAAACTCCAACAGAACACCTCTCAGTCACACAAA TCACAGCAGCACTGCCCCGTCACACACCTCAGAGTCTCGGGGTCAAACACCCAGCTCCTTCAACGAGGAAGAGGACGACGAGGACGATGACAATCCCTCTTCCCCAGAGTGA